The proteins below come from a single Gimesia alba genomic window:
- a CDS encoding vWA domain-containing protein: MSLIHPGLLVGIFLAIIPVILHFLLRSKPKKLIFPALALLQRRKIQNSRRLKLRHLWLLLLRILVITVIVIALARPALPPANYNFSTYELVMLLTITSIAILTYAFLMRRFQQQRLSQQTLNTKRTFLRGGVGATAFLLLVLLVLWPYQRRIFAEISEPLPAVAENIPVTAVFLFDTSLSMDYRQENRSRLDQAKEIASQHLSNLPSQSRVSVLNSSSEDISPYQSDLSAVQSRIKSLKTSAYSLFLDDRVRTAINRQEDDFKRSQAEQQTSASAPAGSDQYIREIYLYTDLARSAWRSQPSQLIKQQLEKLKWLGIYVIDVGVTNPQNIGISQIKLSRESVTLGNSVSLKTEIVSSGITAENTLLELFTQNEKGQLIKRDQRPLSTVNSETDTSESNSTTASNSGSQLEMNLPNISQRITQGELRITSSDPYLPDDVRYFTIVAEPPPRILIVSPDLNSAQLWSDALAPEKLVSLKKNRYQCQVASLNEIETLPLEQYAAIYLINPPALPETDWRLFREYTENGGGVCFILGSDGDAPESMIVSFNSKPAQKLLPLELLGSLKFIPPEFLDLENNKHSLFSYFQNLGGTAELSSMEVSRYWRVQPANRGQVIATYTDSRLSPAIVEQPVGQGKVVVITTGVDSQGWSQLLFARWSYLAFADQLTRYLIHTKSNRTNYLAGEVASYQWPASVSPPQSFLLRTPDLKQLPIDVKSGAHQVSIPETKIVGHYQLSDNFSNQTRLSTGFSVNASPGESNFQPLTIEELDQIFGKNRYSLTRDMEGLKRTIRTGRLGVEVFPLLTTVLLIFFCLEHFTANFFYEVDQSAEASS, translated from the coding sequence ATGTCATTAATTCACCCTGGTTTATTAGTTGGAATTTTTCTTGCAATAATCCCGGTGATTTTACATTTTCTGCTACGGTCAAAACCCAAAAAACTGATCTTCCCTGCGCTGGCATTGTTGCAGCGGCGAAAAATTCAAAACTCCCGGCGGCTGAAGTTACGACATTTGTGGCTATTATTATTACGAATTCTCGTCATCACAGTCATCGTCATCGCATTGGCCAGACCCGCACTCCCCCCCGCCAATTACAATTTTTCGACATACGAACTGGTAATGCTGCTAACGATCACCTCGATCGCGATTCTGACTTACGCGTTCTTAATGCGACGCTTTCAACAACAAAGACTCTCACAACAAACCTTAAATACCAAACGCACATTTTTAAGAGGCGGAGTGGGAGCCACCGCTTTTCTTCTCTTAGTTTTGCTGGTGCTCTGGCCTTACCAGCGGCGTATCTTCGCTGAAATATCAGAACCACTGCCTGCCGTCGCAGAGAACATTCCGGTAACGGCAGTCTTTTTGTTTGACACCAGCCTCAGCATGGATTATCGACAGGAAAATCGTTCCCGACTTGATCAGGCAAAAGAAATCGCCAGCCAGCACTTGAGTAATCTGCCGTCCCAAAGTCGCGTCTCGGTCCTGAATAGTAGCAGTGAGGATATCTCCCCCTATCAATCAGATCTGTCTGCGGTTCAGTCCCGAATCAAATCTCTGAAAACCTCTGCATACTCACTCTTCCTGGATGACCGCGTACGCACCGCCATCAACCGCCAGGAGGATGACTTCAAACGCAGTCAGGCTGAACAACAGACATCAGCATCAGCACCTGCAGGTTCAGATCAGTATATCAGAGAAATTTATCTCTACACCGATCTTGCCCGTTCCGCCTGGAGAAGCCAGCCTTCACAGTTAATCAAACAGCAATTAGAAAAATTAAAGTGGCTGGGTATTTATGTCATCGATGTGGGAGTCACGAATCCACAAAATATTGGCATTTCACAAATCAAACTCTCACGCGAATCCGTCACGTTGGGAAATTCCGTTTCCTTAAAAACCGAAATCGTTTCATCTGGTATCACAGCCGAAAATACACTCCTGGAGCTCTTCACCCAAAATGAAAAGGGCCAGCTGATCAAACGGGACCAAAGACCACTGTCTACAGTTAACTCCGAAACAGATACCTCAGAGTCGAACAGTACCACTGCATCGAACAGTGGATCGCAACTGGAAATGAATCTTCCCAATATCAGTCAACGCATTACGCAAGGGGAATTGCGGATTACGTCATCAGACCCCTATCTTCCGGATGATGTGCGGTACTTTACTATTGTGGCAGAACCTCCGCCAAGAATTTTGATCGTCAGTCCTGATCTCAATTCGGCACAATTATGGAGTGATGCACTGGCCCCGGAAAAACTCGTGTCGCTCAAGAAAAACCGATATCAATGTCAAGTCGCTTCACTGAATGAAATTGAGACGCTCCCGTTAGAACAATATGCAGCCATTTATCTGATCAATCCCCCGGCGTTGCCGGAAACCGATTGGCGACTCTTTCGCGAATACACTGAGAATGGAGGTGGCGTCTGTTTCATCTTAGGAAGTGACGGCGACGCTCCCGAATCAATGATCGTCTCCTTTAACTCAAAACCAGCCCAGAAACTGCTTCCTCTGGAATTGCTGGGATCACTCAAATTCATTCCACCTGAGTTTTTAGACCTGGAGAATAATAAGCACTCTCTGTTTTCTTATTTTCAAAACCTGGGAGGAACAGCAGAACTCTCTTCAATGGAAGTCAGCCGATACTGGCGTGTGCAACCTGCGAATCGAGGTCAAGTGATTGCAACCTATACGGATTCCAGGCTTTCTCCTGCGATTGTGGAACAACCAGTGGGGCAGGGAAAAGTCGTTGTCATTACAACGGGAGTTGATTCCCAAGGCTGGAGTCAGCTTTTATTCGCACGCTGGTCGTACCTGGCATTCGCCGATCAATTGACCCGCTATCTGATTCACACCAAGTCAAACCGAACAAATTATCTGGCTGGAGAAGTGGCCAGTTACCAATGGCCCGCATCCGTTTCTCCCCCGCAATCCTTTTTATTAAGAACACCGGATTTAAAACAGTTGCCGATTGATGTCAAATCTGGCGCACATCAGGTTTCCATTCCCGAAACCAAAATTGTCGGCCATTATCAACTGAGTGATAATTTCAGTAATCAGACTCGCTTATCAACAGGGTTCAGCGTAAACGCATCACCCGGCGAAAGTAATTTCCAGCCTCTTACTATCGAAGAACTGGATCAGATTTTCGGTAAAAATCGCTATAGCCTGACGCGTGATATGGAGGGACTCAAACGAACCATTCGCACGGGGCGACTGGGAGTCGAAGTCTTTCCACTGCTGACAACCGTGCTTTTGATCTTTTTCTGTCTGGAACATTTTACAGCAAACTTTTTTTATGAAGTTGATCAATCAGCTGAAGCGTCTTCCTGA